One Bradyrhizobium sp. ISRA464 genomic window carries:
- a CDS encoding MFS transporter: MSGGTRTSALAPFRIRNYRFQWPSDLLTSWAFEVETLVLGWYIMVETGSVLLLTVLASLQYVGTLIAPVVGMIGDRMGHRDLLAVMRFAYTALSGTIMTLALSGHLAPLNVMIIVAIMGLIRPSDLGVRGALLADIMPPGQLVGAISLARTTQDSARIAGALTGASLFAVLGIGFVYIGIACFYFVAAILMLCMTRPVQSHGAADRPADATLAGTVLRDLKEGIVYAWSGPGMSAALCVAFLANLTAFPLTNGLLPYVARDIFHTDQTGLGYLSASFAVGSLIGSITLSMAGGVRIARLLIGATVAWYAMLLVFVEIRTMPVAMACLVLAGIAQSMSMISAAVMLMRNASAHLRGRVMGVRMMVIYGLPLGLLAAGSLIDLIGYSATGTLYAAAGLVAMLAITLHWRADLWPVHAPANAR, encoded by the coding sequence TTGAGCGGAGGCACGCGGACATCCGCGCTCGCGCCATTCCGCATCCGCAACTATCGCTTTCAATGGCCGTCCGATCTGCTCACCTCGTGGGCGTTCGAGGTCGAGACGCTGGTGCTCGGCTGGTACATCATGGTCGAGACCGGTTCGGTGCTGCTGCTGACGGTGCTCGCCTCGCTGCAATATGTCGGGACGCTGATCGCGCCTGTGGTCGGCATGATCGGAGACCGCATGGGGCATCGCGATCTCTTGGCCGTGATGCGCTTCGCCTATACGGCGCTCTCCGGGACCATCATGACGCTGGCGCTATCAGGCCATCTCGCGCCGCTCAACGTCATGATCATCGTCGCGATCATGGGCCTGATCCGGCCCTCCGACCTCGGCGTGCGCGGCGCGCTGCTCGCCGACATCATGCCGCCGGGGCAACTGGTCGGCGCCATCAGCCTGGCGCGCACGACGCAGGACAGCGCGCGCATCGCCGGCGCGTTGACCGGCGCCAGCCTGTTCGCCGTGCTCGGCATCGGTTTTGTTTACATCGGGATCGCCTGCTTCTATTTCGTGGCCGCCATCCTGATGCTCTGCATGACCCGTCCGGTTCAATCGCATGGCGCAGCCGATCGCCCGGCCGACGCCACGCTGGCTGGGACGGTGCTGCGGGACCTGAAAGAGGGCATCGTCTACGCCTGGAGCGGTCCGGGAATGAGCGCTGCGCTCTGCGTCGCGTTCCTGGCCAATCTCACCGCGTTTCCCCTGACCAACGGGCTGTTGCCCTACGTCGCGCGCGACATCTTCCATACCGACCAGACCGGGCTTGGCTATCTGTCGGCGAGCTTCGCGGTGGGCTCGCTGATCGGCTCGATCACGCTCAGCATGGCCGGTGGCGTGCGCATCGCCCGGCTTCTGATCGGCGCCACCGTGGCCTGGTACGCGATGCTGCTGGTGTTCGTGGAGATCAGGACCATGCCGGTGGCGATGGCCTGCCTCGTGCTGGCCGGCATCGCGCAGAGCATGTCGATGATCTCGGCCGCGGTGATGCTGATGCGCAACGCCAGCGCCCATCTCCGCGGCCGCGTGATGGGCGTGCGCATGATGGTGATCTACGGCCTGCCGCTCGGCCTGCTCGCGGCCGGCAGCCTGATCGATCTGATCGGCTATTCCGCGACCGGCACGCTCTATGCGGCCGCCGGCCTCGTCGCGATGCTGGCCATCACGCTGCACTGGCGCGCCGATCTCTGGCCGGTCCACGCGCCCGCGAACGCGCGGTGA
- a CDS encoding DUF2934 domain-containing protein translates to MRALTEQDIRTRAYKLWQTAGRPNIKMDAFWYQAEKELLAERAREKHGSRASNTAQRRVVRRRRNAALAGVH, encoded by the coding sequence ATGCGTGCCTTGACTGAGCAGGATATCCGAACGCGGGCCTACAAGCTTTGGCAAACTGCCGGCAGGCCCAACATCAAGATGGATGCGTTCTGGTACCAAGCGGAGAAAGAACTGTTGGCGGAGAGAGCGAGGGAGAAGCACGGATCTCGCGCATCGAACACCGCGCAGCGTCGAGTCGTCCGACGGCGGCGCAATGCAGCCTTGGCAGGCGTTCACTAG